The following proteins are co-located in the Mus pahari chromosome 14, PAHARI_EIJ_v1.1, whole genome shotgun sequence genome:
- the Tmem100 gene encoding transmembrane protein 100: MTEEPTKENLGAPKSPTPVTMEKNPKREVVVTTVPLVSEVQLMAATGGAELSCYRCIIPFAVVVFITGIVVTAVAYSFNSHGSIISIFGLVLLSSGLFLLASSALCWKVRQRNKKVRRRESQTALVVNQRCLFA, translated from the coding sequence atgacagaagaacCCACAAAAGAGAACCTGGGAGCTCCAAAATCTCCCACACCTGTGACAATGGAGAAAAACCCCAAGAGGGAAGTTGTGGTCACCACGGTCCCCTTGGTCAGCGAGGTTCAGCTGATGGCCGCCACCGGGGGTGCCGAACTCTCCTGCTACCGCTGCATCATCCCCTTTGCCGTGGTGGTCTTCATTACTGGGATTGTGGTCACCGCTGTGGCTTACAGCTTCAATTCCCACGGTTCCATCATCTCCATCTTCGGCCTGGTCCTTCTCTCCTCCGGACTGTTTTTACTAGCCTCCAGTGCCTTGTGCTGGAAGGTGAGGCAAAGGAACAAGAAAGTCAGGAGACGGGAGAGTCAGACGGCTCTTGTAGTAAATCAGAGGTGCTTG